From one Anopheles bellator chromosome 1, idAnoBellAS_SP24_06.2, whole genome shotgun sequence genomic stretch:
- the LOC131216425 gene encoding signal recognition particle receptor subunit beta → MEKISKKSAPRASVKLGELNYTPVLIALAVVLLTFVLLFLWKRKKTVRSAVLFTGLCDSGKTYLFSNLILGDGRETFTSIKENVGSFRTDKGRELKVVDVPGHERLRGKFFDQYKSSAKAIVYVIDSVTVQKDVRDVADFLYTILADKATSNLPVIVLCNKQDETLAKSESAIRSMLEKEFNIVRQTRKNQLQSVDNSSSSVAFLGKSDRVDFEFGQLSQSVNFVACSAQKKEFDELTTFLETL, encoded by the exons atggagaaaattagCAAAAAATCTGCACCCCGGGCCTCGGTTAAGCTCGGAGAACTAAACTACACTCCGGTGCTGATTGCACTCGCTGTGGTTCTGTTAACATTCG TGCTCCTGTTCCTATGGAAACGGAAGAAGACCGTTCGTTCCGCGGTTCTCTTTACCGGGCTGTGCGATTCGGGCAAAACGTATCTGTTCTCCAATCTGATCCTGGGCGATGGCCGGGAAACGTTCACGTCCATTAAGGAAAATGTTGGCTCGTTCAGAACGGACAAGGGCCGCGAACTGAAAGTAGTAGATGTTCCCGGGCACGAGCGTTTGCGAGGAAAGTTCTTCGATCAGTACAAAAGCAGTGCCAAGGCGATCGTATACGTGATCGATAGTGTTACCGTGCAGAAGGACGTCCGGGATGTTGCCGA tttcctGTACACCATACTGGCCGACAAAGCGACATCAAACCTTCCCGTTATAGTGCTGTGCAACAAGCAAGATGAAACATTGGCCAAAAGCGAGTCAGCCATCAGGAGCATGCTGGAGAAAGAATT CAACATTGTGCGTCAAACCAGAAAAAACCAGCTTCAGTCCGTCGATAACAGCTCTTCGTCCGTGGCATTTTTGGGCAAGTCCGATCGGGTCGATTTCGAGTTTGGACAACTTTCGCAATCGGTAAACTTTGTCGCTTGTTCGGCACAGAAGAAGGAATTTGACGAGCTAACCACATTCCTGGAAACTCTGTGA